The proteins below come from a single Mucilaginibacter mali genomic window:
- a CDS encoding DUF4249 family protein, producing MRKLSAITILVATIMFAACKKQDSANVTERPVVIAYLTPGQPVGVKVYQQKGLADTATYGAAITGLSLSLSNGSQTVALTESGSGNYVYNNTSFLSSGKTYTLKFNYLNEDVTATTNIPAKATSYTASRTTINMPLTTINGPAATDSIAVTFRWSNPDSLYHVIVFKNDDNSPYNLHPQRNSPVNFTIDAKTADHYDVYYRTFSYLGVYRAILYSVDKAYGDILSSNANTTSQRLANPPGNITNGYGIFAGMQADTIKLTLTQY from the coding sequence ATGCGCAAATTATCTGCTATTACTATACTGGTCGCCACAATTATGTTCGCAGCCTGCAAAAAACAGGATTCGGCAAATGTGACCGAACGCCCTGTTGTTATCGCTTACCTAACGCCTGGTCAGCCCGTAGGCGTAAAGGTTTATCAGCAAAAAGGTTTGGCTGATACCGCAACTTATGGCGCGGCCATCACTGGTCTGTCGCTTAGTCTATCTAACGGCAGCCAAACCGTAGCCCTTACCGAAAGCGGCTCTGGAAATTATGTTTATAACAATACATCGTTCCTGTCATCGGGCAAAACCTATACACTGAAGTTTAACTATCTCAATGAAGATGTAACCGCTACTACAAACATCCCGGCCAAAGCTACATCGTACACAGCATCGCGTACTACCATCAATATGCCGTTGACCACAATCAACGGCCCTGCCGCTACCGATTCTATAGCCGTCACGTTCAGGTGGAGCAACCCAGATTCGCTGTACCATGTGATCGTTTTTAAGAATGATGATAACAGTCCATATAACCTGCATCCGCAACGCAACAGCCCGGTAAACTTTACCATTGATGCTAAAACGGCCGACCATTACGATGTATATTACCGCACATTCAGTTATTTGGGTGTATACCGCGCTATTTTGTATAGTGTAGATAAAGCTTATGGTGATATTTTGAGTAGTAACGCCAACACCACATCGCAACGCCTGGCCAACCCGCCGGGGAATATTACCAATGGTTACGGTATTTTTGCGGGGATGCAGGCCGATACGATAAAGCTGACGTTGACGCAGTATTAA